One window of Phoenix dactylifera cultivar Barhee BC4 unplaced genomic scaffold, palm_55x_up_171113_PBpolish2nd_filt_p 000402F, whole genome shotgun sequence genomic DNA carries:
- the LOC103698424 gene encoding acyl transferase 5-like has protein sequence MATGLPQPAVAPVWCREAIPDPPKRPQGEPPSFNAFLFENSIIDLSLDSINHVRDEFIKETGHKCSIFDVVTAMIWRGRTRAVGLESQDEVRLDFVANVRHLLHEVLPQGGGFYGNCVFFVGITSTSGKIKHASLVEVVSLIREAKESLPTKFSEWLVGDPKGRDAYRVPPGYATLVVSDWSRVGFSEVDFGWGEPIHVSPFNDDWNMVASCIYLKPPKPKQGVRLMARCVVREHLAAFDDLMMMLA, from the coding sequence ATGGCCACAGGTCTTCCACAGCCAGCAGTTGCACCTGTTTGGTGCAGGGAAGCCATCCCGGATCCGCCCAAGCGGCCGCAAGGAGAACCACCATCCTTCAACGCCTTCCTCTTCGAGAACTCGATAATAGATCTCTCTCTTGACAGCATCAACCATGTGAGGGACGAGTTCATCAAAGAGACCGGCCACAAGTGTTCCATCTTCGATGTCGTCACCGCAATGATCTGGCGAGGCCGAACGCGAGCGGTCGGTTTGGAGTCTCAGGACGAGGTTCGCCTTGACTTCGTCGCGAATGTCCGGCACTTGCTGCACGAGGTGCTGCCCCAAGGAGGAGGTTTCTATGGGAACTGCGTGTTCTTCGTGGGAATCACGTCGACCAGTGGGAAGATCAAGCATGCATCGCTCGTTGAGGTGGTGAGTTTAATTAGAGAGGCTAAAGAGAGCCTGCCCACCAAATTCTCGGAGTGGTTGGTGGGAGACCCCAAGGGCCGGGACGCGTATAGAGTGCCGCCGGGCTACGCGACGCTGGTGGTGTCGGATTGGAGCCGAGTGGGATTCTCGGAGGTGGACTTTGGGTGGGGAGAGCCAATCCACGTTTCACCTTTCAACGACGATTGGAACATGGTAGCTTCGTGCATCTACCTCAAGCCGCCCAAACCCAAGCAGGGGGTGCGGTTGATGGCGCGCTGCGTCGTTCGGGAGCACTTGGCGGCCTTTGACGACCTAATGATGATGTTGGCCTAA